One region of Corvus moneduloides isolate bCorMon1 chromosome 1, bCorMon1.pri, whole genome shotgun sequence genomic DNA includes:
- the DCLK3 gene encoding serine/threonine-protein kinase DCLK3 yields the protein MPAAAPPPLHPAAGACCHCQGRQGLLDHSPHDAGSKVKERKLHGTCPPVGRGNYGKPCLGESSHRSSFFSPRNGFHTIHSEHSPVKPRIITVVKPGGRTLRRITLLLNKRSVQTFEQLMADISEALGFPRWKNDRVRKLYNLRGREIRSVSEFFREGDAFIAMGREPLTVKDLEVVLQELYPENPYACSAAIQQNEEQSQKLKSRLYDKASKVDSGFDETEMTKNCSDGLSSQLVAGHEGKSQAKTKQEEKMRTKKKWTRESWSGEPGVKPSRKTRESERYLNHERSSEEGLEESSEEVLRCEKCEQERQAREKLQRERQAEASFENRDLNAGACQRYHVERNAKVRNCRKSSENCLEGEEVGWKDNGSRRMWKPLHRIVNEGLEKQKRSIEKERDVEKHENHGKEVVKIRKNAVEGLQLSHEVKEDNGSSCVMNQSGWLKKDTLRDAEKMSKTHREGREGQRSKEEAVRREGNVTCRESDMTRREKTGERRVNKEDSKAQGLESTSRRYAIKSRTDVEKHYEIGRTIGDGNFAVVKECRHCDSNQIYAMKIVDKSKLKGKEDMMESEILIIRSLSHPNIVSLIEVYETEAEIYLILEYVPGGDLFDAIIESVKFTEHDAAVMITDLCEALVYIHSKNIVHRDLKPENLLVQHNADKSTTLKLADFGLAKQVTKPIFTVCGTPTYVAPEILAEKGYGLEVDMWAAGVILYILLCGFPPFRSQDRDQEELFQIIQLGHYEFLSPYWDNISAAAKDLITRLLIVDPQKRYTARQVLQHPWIRTAGKTNSRNLQREVTINIERHFRAQRRKEVADGDT from the exons ATGCcggccgccgcgccgcccccgctcCACCCCGCGGCGGGCgcctgctgccactgccagg GACGCCAAGGCTTGTTGGACCATTCACCACACGATGCAGGCTCAAAAGTAAAAGAGAGGAAACTACACGGGACTTGTCCTCCTGTTGGTCGTGGAAACTATGGGAAACCGTGTTTGGGTGAAAGCAGCCACAGGTCCTCATTTTTCAGTCCCCGCAATGGTTTTCACACGATACATTCAGAGCACAGTCCTGTGAAGCCAAGGATAATTACAGTGGTGAAACCTGGCGGCCGCACGCTCAGGAGGATAACCTTGCTTCTCAACAAGAGATCAGTCCAGACCTTTGAGCAGCTGATGGCTGACATTTCAGAAGCTCTGGGATTTCCTCGTTGGAAGAATGACCGTGTGAGAAAGCTGTACAATCTGAGAGGCAGAGAAATCCGAAGTGTTTCTGAGTTCTTCAGGGAAGGTGATGCGTTCATAGCTATGGGAAGGGAGCCCCTCACTGTGAAGGATCTGGAAGTGGTATTACAAGAACTTTATCCTGAAAATCCTTATGCTTGCAGTGCTGCCATTCAGCAGAATGAGGAGCAGTCCCAAAAACTGAAGAGCAGGCTGTATGACAAGGCCTCGAAAGTAGACAGTGGCTTTGATGAGACAGAAATGACCAAGAACTGCAGCGATGGCTTGTCTTCCCAACTGGTAGCTGGACATGAAGGAAAAAGTCAAGCCAAGacaaagcaagaggaaaaaatgagaacCAAAAAAAAGTGGACTAGAGAGAGCTGGAGTGGTGAGCCTGGAGTGAAGCCTTCTAGAAAAACACGAGAAAGTGAAAGATACCTTAACCATGAGAGGAGTTCTGAGGAAGGCTTAGAAGAGAGTTCGGAGGAGGTGCTGAGGTGTGAGAAGTGCGAACAGGAAAGGCAGGCCAGAGAAAAGTTacagagggaaaggcaggctgAGGCCTCGTTTGAGAACAGAGACTTGAACGCAGGTGCATGTCAGAGGTACCATgtagaaagaaatgcaaaagtcAGGAACTGCCgaaaatcttctgaaaattGTCTGGAGGGTGAGGAAGTTGGCTGGAAAGATAATGGCAGTAGGAGGATGTGGAAGCCGCTACACAGGATTGTTAATGAAGGGCTGGAGAAGCAAAAAAGGAGCATTGAGAAAGAAAGGGATGTGGAGAAGCATGAAAACCATGGGAAGGAAGTAGTAAAAATCAGGAAGAATGCTGTAGAAGGGCTCCAGCTATCTCATGAAGTGAAGGAAGATAATGGAAGTAGCTGTGTAATGAACCAAAGCGGTTGGCTAAAGAAAGACACTCTGAGGGATGCTGAGAAAATGTCTAAAACACATagggagggcagagagggaCAAAGGTCTAAAGAGGAAGCTGTCAGAAGAGAGGGGAATGTCACATGTAGAGAGAGTGACATGACTCGACGAGAAAAAACAGGGGAGCGCAGAGTGAATAAAGAAGACAGCAAAGCTCAGGGATTGGAAAGCACAAGCCGGAGGTATGCCATTAAAAGCAGAACTGATGTGGAAAAACACTATGAGATTGGCAGAACTATTGGGGATGGGAACTTTGCAGTGGTGAAGGAATGTCGCCACTGTGATTCCAATCAGATCTATGCTATGAAAATTGTTGATAAATCCAAACTGAAGGGGAAGGAGGACATGATGGAAAGTGAAATTCTGATTATTCGGAGTCTCTCTCATCCCAATATAGTAAGCTTAATTGAGGTGTATGAGACAGAGGCTGAGATCTACCTAATCCTGGAGTATGTCCCAGGAGGAGACTTATTTGATGCAATCATAGAAAGTGTGAAGTTCACGGAGCATGATGCTGCTGTCATGATCACTGACCTGTGTGAAGCACTGGTTTATATTCACAGCAAGAACATTGTCCACAGGGACCTAAAACCAGAGAATCTTTTG GTTCAGCACAACGCAGATAAATCTACTACACTGAAACTGGCAGATTTCGGCCTTGCAAAGCAGGTTACAAAACCCATATTTACTGTCTGCGGAACACCAACGTACGTTGCTCCTGAAATACTTGCTGAGAAGG GTTATGGACTTGAAGTAGACATGTGGGCAGCTGGTGTGATCCTTTACATCCTGCTCTGTGGTTTTCCCCCTTTTCGCAGTCAGGACCGTGATCAAGAGGAGCTGTTTCAGATCATACAGCTGGGTCACTACGAGTTCCTATCCCCTTACTGGGACAATATTTCTGCAG CAGCGAAAGACCTCATCACCAGGCTGTTGATAGTGGATCCCCAGAAGCGCTACACAGCACGGCAAGTACTTCAGCACCCCTGGATCAGAACAGCTGGGAAAACTAACAGCAGGAATTTACAGAGGGAAGTGACAATAAATATTGAACGCCATTTCCGGGCCCAGCGCCGAAAGGAAGTTGCTGATGGGGACACATGA